tGTGAGAGGAGTTGGGGAACAAGGTGTTGGAGGGAATGGTGACATGTAAGCTTTTTGTCTAGGGCTTGAAGAGCTTCAATGCATTTTGTGGCTTGTGGCAAGCAGGACTAGGGTTGGTAAATGTGCATAGACTTGGCTTCATCAATTTGCctggctagggtttgtgattgaGGTCAATCAAACAACTCTAAGGACTGGCTTGGTTGGACCACATAGTAATTATGAACATTTGGCATTGGTGTTATGCATATCGATTTCATTGGATTTAGATTCGTGTTATGTATCCGATAGATTGGAGATGCTAGTGGACTTGACTTGTAGCTAGTCCGATTTGAGGATTCGAGTCAGATGTATAATTAGGGTACGTGGATGGGGCATAAGTTTGCctgttgttgctgctgctgttgttaAACCGACTACTTTATAGAGTCCTTGAATAAATCCACTCGATCGCATCTGCCATCGATGTATCTTCAAGACAATCTGGTAATTCAGGTGAGGTACCCCGCAACTCAAATATCCATTGTGATCTCGCCAAATTATAAGCCAATTATGAACATTTGATATTCACATTATGCAAATCTATATGGCTGAATTCAAATTGCAATTATGTGGGTTGGTGGAATGGAGATGCAATTGGGGGTGGGGTGGACCTGCTCATACCCGAAGGTATGATATGCATGTGGGCTATAGGTTTTAAAACTTCGTCTTGATCGGATATTGATCTATCAAATTACAACTAAGCCAATTACATCCATTAGAATTTGATTAAACATGatggaaaaataaatttaaaaacctTTTTGAGCCTATAATGCGGCATGGCAAGCTAAAAAATTCAGTTTATCTAGATGGACCAGAAGTCCATTGGAGTTGGTCCCTATTTAATTGAGCTTGAACCCAACCACCAACCCCTTGCAGTTCTAAATTATGATAATGACTAACATGAGTGCCTCAACAGTCCGGCAAAAATTGCTTGGTTGTAAATGATGTAAAAAAATTCATCTAACGATTGAAAAGAAAACATCTTAGTTATTAGATTTGCTTGGTGTTTTTGTAGAAATTTTAATCCTAAGATGCTATAAAACAGCAATAACATCCATTACCTTGGTTGGACTAAATTTTaaagtttagttttttttttttttttttggtaaaggaAAGACCCCAAACCAGTTTTAGATCCTCTTTAGCTATTGAAGTGTCTGTCTAGTTGGATGGCCTCCCATTGGTATTCCCGTATCTGATAAATAAACTTTTGGTCAAGTTTTTCTGGTTCTCAAGTCTCATGGAGATGCACATATTTTGTTTGGATTAGTAAATAGATCTTCACCATGTTCAATCTCTAACAAATGGCTATAGCAATATGCATGAAATATAACAGGGAGGATATTTATTAAATTTACTCAAAAGTAATTATGATTAGTAAGATCTCAACCCAGACATGGATATGTGGAGGTCAACTTGATGTTTATTGAGTGTCTTGAGTCCTTTTCTCTTACTTTTCACAAAAGGTGAGGAGTAACACCCCTAATTATTTCCAATATAAAGACATCCCCAAGATATAAAACATATGATAGCTGCATCCAAGTTTGGATGCGAATCCTAGCATTCTTTCCATATGCACCAGCAAACCACCACCACGGATGGTTGGTCCTAAGCTTTTAGAAAAAAGTCCGAGGACAAAGAAAGAATTCACCTTTCTTTACACAAATCTACCATTGGATCATCCACTAGTTGCTATGAGATCTacacacatagatggatgatagAATTCAGAGCGCCTTGAGATATATAGTGGGTGATTCAATGGTAGATTTACATAAGTAAATCTTTTTTTGATACACCCCTGATCACAACGAATACAACCCTAAAAGATGCATCATATTAGTGGTGCATCATAGGAATAAACTGGGACGAGTGCAATATGTATGGAGTCCATAAGAATCGAGATGCATGATTGATGCGGTGCACTACCACCAGTATAATATCTCTAAAGAAAGGAACACGAATTCCGTTCTTTCTCCAATCTCCAAATAGAGGATTGGGGCCTTTAATACCCAAGCAATATTAAAGACAGCCCTAGCCCCTAGATCAATTTTACCCAGTGTAGAAGGAGATGATTGATACTTTCAGGAGAGACCGCAGAAAATGTAGCTCTGGTCGATTTGTCATCCCTCCCAGGTATCCATTCTCTAATCTGCAGCTTATCTTTCAATGCCAACCACATGAATACCTTGGCTATCTTCATGTTACGGAGCCATGCTTGATCCAAAGACCTGGTCTCTAATCTGCTAGCTCACAAGACCTGGTCTGACCCCAACCACCAACCAGCAACAAATGCTACAGAGAGAAAGAAtatgggcaaatctaatttggtcatatcatagtTATGGGAtgttgggtgacccatgacttgaaagacttgcaattgaccccAGTCAGAGCCGATGACCCCTAGTCAGAACCGATGACCCATGACTTCTAAccaagtcggtctacaagccaaatttcatatcatactattttttatctatatgactgattggacggaacctGGTGTCTCCCTGCTCCCCTCTCAGGAGGACAGAAAAAATCCCaggccttcttccaaaatccaattccattgcagaaaactggcacatgaccatatttagttcagtgttccctcactttctcccttcaaaagttaaaagaaacaaaaaccaaaaaaacagaagaaagaaaaaaaaaaaagccagctgCTGAGACACgagaggtatcaacagtgtagtagatcgagagagaatcctgacgggccgaggttcctttggattctgtgaacctatgcttgttgctatccTTCCACACTTGAACCCTACTCCCCTTAGGGCTTTTCTTTCTCATTGGCTGGCATTTCCCCATCCCTTTAGAGAATAATAAGGCCATGGGAGCAAGCTAATAAGTTCCTAAGAAGCCCATATCTCCTTCCTGTCTGCCTTGAAAACCCGGCATAATTTCACTTAAAAACGACCAATAGTACCACCACcctcacacacacaaaaaaagaagagactCTCTTGCTTGTTATCACAAAGCAAACTCATTTCTCTGAGCTTTTGCTGGATTTTAGGTGCCTTTGTGCAGCCTTTATTctgattttgtttctctttttctgtttCCATTACCACCAACTCGGTGCTGTTAAAGCCACCTACTTAGCATCATTTCTGGTCCTTGGACAAGCCACCTTCTTTCCAACTCAAACCACcagtcctctctctctttctctcttctggGCCCAAGAGATTCTGAAGCAGAGCGCAACTGTGTGGAGctcctgtcttcttcttcttcttcttcttcttcttctggcaCAAGAACATATCTGAGATAGCTCCCAttcattaaagaaaccatcttgggTCTGCTTCTCTGGCTTTCTTGCTGGTATACCTGTCCCGAGTTAAACCAAAAGCTTGAGAGCTCGGCGTTTGGGTTTCCTTCTGTTTTGCTCTGTCGTTTGAAGCCAAATCGATAGTTcattctcttctccaacttctcTTCCGAACCTCGTCGACAGGATGATCTCAGCTGCCGATCTCTACCACGTCCTCACGGCGGTAGTCCCGCTCTACGTCGCCATGATCCTGGCCTATGGCTCCGTCAAATGGTGGAGGATATTCAGCCCCGACCAGTGCTCCGGCATCAACCGCTTCGTCGCGCTCTTCGCCGTCCCCCTCCTCTCATTCCACTTCATCTCCACCAACAACCCATACGCCATGAACTACCGCTTCATCGCTGCCGACTCCCTCCAGAAGCTCATCGTCCTCACGGTCTTGGCCATTTGGGCCAAAGCCAGCTCCAGAGGCTGCTTGGAGTGGACTATAACACTCTTCTCGCTTGCCACGCTTCCAAACACCCTGGTGATGGGCATTCCCTTGTTGAAGGGAATGTATGGCTCGGATTCGGGGAGCCTCATGGTCCAAATCGTTGTCCTCCAATGCATAATTTGGTATACATTGATGCTCTTCTTGTTTGAGTACAGGGGAGCTAAGCTTCTGATCACCGAGCAGTTCCCCGACACGGCCGGCTCGATAATTTCCTTCCGGGTGGACTCCGACATCATCTCCCTCGACGGCAAGGAGCCGCTGCAGACCGAGGCCGAGGTTGGGGAGGATGGCAAGCTCCACGTCACGGTGAGGAAGTCGACGAGCTCGCGCTCGGAGATATACTCCCGGCGATCCCACGGGCTGAATTCCGGCGTCTCCATCACTCCCCGCCCGTCCAATTTATCCAATGCCGAGATATATTCCCTTCAGTCGTCGAGAAACCCGACGCCGAGGGGGTCTAGTTTCAATCACACCGATTTCTATTCGATGGTGAACGGGAGGAACGCTAGTGGTGTGAGCCCTAGGCATTCTAACTTCGGGAATGCGGGCTTCGACGAGGAGAGCggtggggcggcggcggcggcggtggcggcgggATTTCCGAAGGCGAATGGGGTGGCGGGCGGCTATCCGGCGCCGCCGGGCACCGGGATATTCTCTCCCGTGGGGCCGAAGAAGAAGGTGGCTGGGGGTGAGGGGGGGAAGGACTTGCACATGTTTGTCTGGAGCTCGAGCGCATCGCCGGTGTCGGAGGGAGGGATTCACGTGTTTAGAGGGGGGGAATTTGGAAATGAGCATGGGGGAGCAGCTCACCCGACCGATCACCACCCAAAAGGTGACCACTTGGTGCTCTGTTTTATGCCGTAGATATATGTTTTCTGTCTGTTGTTGTTGAAGTTTGTGCTTTGGGTGTTTTGTTGCCTTTGGACGTTTTAAGATTTGTTCCATGGCTTGTGTTTCTCTCTAGATATCGCATGATCTCTTGTCTGTGGACCCTTTGGTCTGTTGTTATTGGTGGTAAATATCATGGTTATTCTTGTGGGCTTGGAATATCAACAGATATTATTAGTTTCGTGGGATGGGAATCAAACAAGCAAAATGAATTGCATTTCTCTGCTTTTCCATTTCAAAGGAGGACATCAACATAGAGCTCTAATGTTACAAAATTTGTTCTTTGTTTATTAGCTTCTGCACTTGACAACAGCATTCACATATGATTGTaggggaagaaaaaaagaaataaaaagccATGATGTTGCTTATTTGAGTTGCTTAAACTTGTGGGGTGCAATTTTTATCTCTGCATTCTTTTCTAATTCCCATATGATTACCTTATGCTGCTTATTGATGTTGCGTTTCTCTGATCTTAGATGCCTATGATGTATACGGTCGCGATGACTTCAGCTTCCAGAACAGAGCTGGTACTCAGGGAATGGACTCTCTGCAGAAGGATGGGCCTAGTCTCTCGAAGCTCGGTTCCAATTCCACAGCTGAACTCCACCCAAAATCTGGGGCTGATGAGGAAGTCAAGCCGACTTCAATGCCTCCTGCCAGTGTGATGACCAGGCTTATTTTGATCATGGTCTGGCGAAAGCTGATTAGAAATCCAAACACCTACTCCAGCCTGATTGGTGTCATCTGGTCTCTAGTTTCTTTCAGGTTATGGTCACCCCAAAACAAGCTTTTCTCTTATTTCTCGAATTCGCTCATGCATGAATCCTAGAATCTTGTCGTTACTTTTTGCAGGTGGAATATTGAAATGCCGGCAATTATCGCTCACTCAATCTCCATTCTATCCGATGCAGGGCTTGGAATGGCCATGTTCAGTCTTGGTATATCAAGTTTCTAACTTGTAGCATGTTTAATTTCATTTTTATCCCTAATTGTGATCCTTAATGATGGAAGTTGTCCGTGCACTTTCCAACCGAAATTTTTATGGCTACCATCTCTTCAGTCTGAAACTTGTGTTAAGGAAATCGGTTTTATTACCGCAGGTTTATTTATGGCATTGCAACCAAGGATTATTGCCTGTGGCAATTCAGTTGCTGCATTTGCAATGGCTGTCAGATTTGTTACAGGACCTGCTGTCATGGCTGCGGCCTCAATTGCTGTTGGACTTAGAGGCGTTCTCTTACATATCGGCATCGTGCAGGTAAACAAATTTAACGCAGACATGTCATGTTTGAAGAGATAAGTAATGAGTTTGGAAACATCAAATTTATGCTAGAGGATTAGTCTAACTCAGTTGTGTCCTTTGTCTTTCTATTCTTTGATGTGAATGACTGGAAACTAGCATGGAACTAAACTTAACATTTCATTGCTAAGCTAAGAGGAAGACATCGACTAAGAAATTTAACCACACAAAATTTCCTTCGCTTGCTTGCCGCTATTTGGTTGGCTATAGTTGGTACTAATGAGTCAATGAGAGATGGTAGTTGCTGTAATAAATTATTCACTTTTTACTGCAGGCTGCTCTTCCTCAAGGAATTGTTCCATTTGTTTTTGCCAAGGAGTACAACGTGCATCCTGATATTCTTAGCACAGGGTACATACTCTAACTTCGCTCTTTCTTCATCCTGCTTTATTAAGAGCTCAAATGCCTGTTCGATCCTACGTTGTAACAATTACAGCTTGCTATGTGTACTGACTCTTGTTTTAATTGAATGGTGTTGGTTGGTGGCATTGGTCTTAGATCTGACAGTTTTATGCTTGAGAAATTCATTCACTAGTCTGAGCTTTGAATCACAATTTTTCTTATCTGTTAAAGTACTCCATAATTTGCATCTCTCTCAATTTATATGGTACATGTTTCTGATAGAATGCTTAATGATTTCAGGGTTATCTTTGGAATGCTGATTGCGCTCCCCATCACGCTGGTTTACTACATATTGCTGGGACTCTAAAGCTCGATGGaccttttgtattcatcaacAGAGCCAAAGTCAGAAGGTTTCTGTAAAGATTTTTGACTTATCTGGTAGTTTTGTATTCCCTAGTCTGACTGAGATAGCCGAGGTTTTGTTAGCTATGTATTTGGCAAAAAAGAAGTCTCAATTTAGGGACTAGTGGCTTAGATAGTTTAAATGATCAGGCTTCATGTaactcttttattttatttgaagaCTTTTGCAGCTGGTGTAAAAGGTCATATTAGTAACTTGATCTTTGTTTCGGTCCAACATGGATTTCATTCTGGCATTTTCAGTGCCCGAAGTTGGTGGAAGTTTTAGTTATGTGCATCCCTTGATTACTACCATTTCTTTTAAAACGAATGCACCTTCTGAATCATTGTAATAGTTACCAGACAAACTGATCAATATGTGCCGTAGGCAGAGGCAGGAAACAGTTTCCTTGAAAATATTCGTGGCCATTTCAGAACTTTGGCACCAAGCTCCCATACCTTTATATAAGTTTGATTCGACTTTCTGAAACTCTGAATCTATTGCATCTGCAAACACTGAATTAGAAGCAGGTCTACCAGGTGAATCTAACTGTTCAGAAAGGTGAAGGATTAATATTTTCGGATCCTGTGTATTAATTCAATATCGTTTTAAACAGGTTATGAGGGTCTGGCAATTTACGAGTCCTTAAAAGATTTAGAAGAACAGCAACAGTTCTCTGAGTTTCTGCAAGCTCTCAGACCTGCTCTTCTGCCCTTGGGACTGCCAAACTTTTCATGAAGATCAAACTGAGGGACTTCTATATAGCAATCCGTCATCCTTCTTAGGTTTCAATGAACGGTGACATGGGAGGGGTTTTCATGAGAATATCCACAAGGAGGTATGGATGGGATGTCATTGAAGGGCGCTTGAGGGGTCCTACCACCACAGGGGTCCGCTAGTTCTTAAACGAAATCATGAACGGTTGAATCAATTTGAACCTGAACTGCTAGGTTGCACATGCTGAGA
The Phoenix dactylifera cultivar Barhee BC4 chromosome 3, palm_55x_up_171113_PBpolish2nd_filt_p, whole genome shotgun sequence DNA segment above includes these coding regions:
- the LOC103706233 gene encoding probable auxin efflux carrier component 1b encodes the protein MISAADLYHVLTAVVPLYVAMILAYGSVKWWRIFSPDQCSGINRFVALFAVPLLSFHFISTNNPYAMNYRFIAADSLQKLIVLTVLAIWAKASSRGCLEWTITLFSLATLPNTLVMGIPLLKGMYGSDSGSLMVQIVVLQCIIWYTLMLFLFEYRGAKLLITEQFPDTAGSIISFRVDSDIISLDGKEPLQTEAEVGEDGKLHVTVRKSTSSRSEIYSRRSHGLNSGVSITPRPSNLSNAEIYSLQSSRNPTPRGSSFNHTDFYSMVNGRNASGVSPRHSNFGNAGFDEESGGAAAAAVAAGFPKANGVAGGYPAPPGTGIFSPVGPKKKVAGGEGGKDLHMFVWSSSASPVSEGGIHVFRGGEFGNEHGGAAHPTDHHPKDAYDVYGRDDFSFQNRAGTQGMDSLQKDGPSLSKLGSNSTAELHPKSGADEEVKPTSMPPASVMTRLILIMVWRKLIRNPNTYSSLIGVIWSLVSFRWNIEMPAIIAHSISILSDAGLGMAMFSLGLFMALQPRIIACGNSVAAFAMAVRFVTGPAVMAAASIAVGLRGVLLHIGIVQAALPQGIVPFVFAKEYNVHPDILSTGVIFGMLIALPITLVYYILLGL